From the genome of Haloarcula taiwanensis:
TAACACCGCGTTCTCGCCGCATTTGTCGCACTCCATCGTGACGAGTAGTCGTGGCCGCAATGGTGAGAGGGTTTCGTCTCGGTTCCGGCACGGCAGTAGACAGCGATGTCGTTGGAGACGCCGTTCACAGCGCGCCGGGGCCGTGCTGTAACGCGTCGAGAACCGTCTTGACGGTCTGCTCGCGGCCGCTCGAGGAGAACAGTTCGTGGCCGCCGTCGTACAGCCGTATACGGTCGGCCGGCAGGCGCTCGCCGACGGCACGCGGGTCGACGACTGTGTCCGTGAGCGAGCAAAACGCCGCGGCGGCGTCCCGGGCCGGCGGAAGGGACCGCTGTGCCCGAAACACCGTCCGGAGGAACGCCGGCGAAACCGACGACGGAGCGTCCGCGAGCTGCTGGGCCGTCGCCAGGTCACCGATAGCGTCGGCGTCCAGCGTATCGACCGGGATGAACGGTTTCGTAATCGGGAGCGAGGCGAGAGCGTCGAGCACCGGCCCCGGAACCGGGAAGTCACTGTCCCACCATGGGCTCAGGTACACTCGGTTGCCGATACCGTCGGCGTCGAGGTGGGCCGCTGTCAGCCCGCCTGCACTGTGCCCGAGCAGGTCGAACCCGCCGAGGTCGGAAGCGTACTCCTGGACCGGACCGACCCACTCCCGCCGGTAGTCGGTGATATGTGTCGGCAGTTCGACGGCGTGGACACGGTATGTCGTGGCAAGCTGGTCGATGAGCCACTGGACGTTCCGGTGTCGGCAGCGGTTCCCCCACCCGAGGACGAACAGGCAGTCTTTCGCAGCCCCCTCGTCGTACACGCGAATCTGCATATCCGACATTCCCGTTGTGCAGACATAAGCCCGGGTGAACGCCTGACAACCACTCGTCGCGTTGTCGACGTGGAAGCCGTGCTGTGCTCAGGGCCGCTACGACAGCCACGCGCCGTGTGGCTCGTAGTCGACGAGGTGCGTGGTCTCGATGCCATCGTCGGTCTGGCGTTTCCAGTCCAGTTCCACTGACTCGCCGCCCGACAGGTCCCGCCGCCCGGTGAGCCAGTGCAGCGGGCGCTCGACCATTTGCGCTTCGAGCACCGTCGTCAGCGCCTCGTTCAGTTCCGCCGGGACCTGATACAGCACGAGCGTGTTGACGACACAGATCGGGACATCGGACGGGATCTCGTCGAATACCGCCGGCAGGTCATCGAGCATATCGCCCTCAACGAGTCGCGGTGGCTCCTCGTGGGCGACGGTGAGCGCCCCGTCGAGGACGGCCCGGCGCGCCTCGTGTTCGGGCCAGACGAGCGCGCGGAGCCAGTCCCTGTCGGCCTCGTCGGTCACGTCGAGCGGATTGCGGTCGAGACCGACCCGAGAGCGGATAGCGGGCGGCGTCTCCGAGAGCGGCGGGTCGCCGCGTCGGACGCTGCTCTCGATGGTAATCGGCGAGTCGCTGTTACCCACTACGAGACCGTCGTAATCGTAGCGGTAGCGGTCAAACAGCATGTTCAGGCCGGCACTCGGCCCGAGTTCCACCAGCGCGAGCGGTCCGTCGGTGGCGCGGGCCACCTGTGTGATAGCCGGGTAGAGGACCGCGCTGCGCCGTACTGCGTCCGTCTGCGTGCGCCGGGTCCGCAGGAGCGGCCGGATATCGTCGGCATGGTCGAGACAGAACTCGCGGAAGGCTGGAAAGCACCCGTCGTCGGGGTCGCGCGCCGGCTGGGTGATGCTCGGGTAGTACTCGGCCAGCCGATGGTCGGGCTGCCGGTCGAGCAGGTACTGCACCGCGGCCAGCAGGAGGTGCGGGGCCTGGCGACCCTCAGGAACGGCCGCTGCGATGTCGAGGATATCACTGTCTTGCGCTGCCTCGCGACAGAGGTGGCTGGACAGGGGAGAGGAGTCGTCGGTCCGTACAGCCAGGTCCCAAACTGCGTCTGAAGGTCTGACATATCGTCTCGGAGACAGCAAAGTGATATCGGTGTTCGCCTCCGGAGAGTCAGCGTTTAGGCTGCGCAAGCAGTAGGGCAGGCAATGAGTCTGGACCGTCCGGAGGCAGTCGAGCGGGTCGAAGAAATCGTCGCCACAGTCGAGGACGAGACGATGCCGGTCCCGGTCCGAGAGGTGTGGGTGTACGGCGACGTAGCGCTCGGGCTGGACCCGGTCGAGCGACTGGACGTCTACGTCACCAAGGATATCCTGTTCAAGGATGCCCCGGAGCGCGCCGAAGAGTTTCAGCGCAGTCACGGCGTCGACGGGGTCGGCAAGACCGTTCGCGCCGCGTGGGCCGACGAGCACCCCGAGTTCATCCGCGCGAACGCCAACGGCCACGCCGCGCCCGAGAAGTGCCTCGCCGCCCACCTCCTGAGCGACGACGAGCCGGTCCATCTGGAAGTGTGTAACGCCTCCTTCGAGGACAACGTCACCCAGCGGCTCAAGGGCGCGAAGATGCGAAACGACTACGAGCAGATTCTGGACCCCCGGGGAGCCTGCCTGTGGCTCGACGGCGAACGGTCGCCCGACGCGTTCCAGAAGCTCCGTGACAACGAGTTCGTCTTCCCGACGCTGACCCAGTCGCTGTCGATGCTCGGGATGGACGAGACGGAGGCCGGCGACGCCGCCGACGCGGTCAAAGAGTACCGGGCACAGCAGGAGGGCGCGACGGTTCGAGGCGACGTGGTGTAGCGCTCACCGTGCCGGCGCTGGACAGGGTGACTTACAGCAGCCAAGGCGCGTCGACCGTCGAGAACCGGTGTCCGCAGGCGGGACATTCGACGAGCCGCGAGCCGGTCCCGCCGTCCGAAACCGCGGTGAACCGGCGGCTCCAGGTCACATGACGGCACTCCGGACAGCGGCGGACGAGCGGTGGTATCATGGGGAGACGTGAGCCGGCACGTGTCGTCCGTAGCCGCTCACACAGCAAGGGCCTATCGACGGGCGACAGTACTCTGGGCGCGAACACAGGCCATGACAACTACAACGCGGTTTTGAGCGAACGGAAGGGATACACCCACACCACGGGAAGGGAATCGTATGCAACGGACGCGACGAGCGACCCTTGGACTGGTCGGTAGCGTGGCGATTGGTGCCCTGAGTGGCTGCCTCGCGCCGGGCGGGAACGGCAGTGGCGATGGCAGCACGGAAACACGCACGCATCCGTCGCCGGGAACTGATCCCGGCACCGAAACGGACGACGGAGGCACAGAGACGCCGACCGACGCTGGAGAGACGGAGACTCCCACCAACGAAACACCGACGGATGCGCTGGACGGGCTAGACAGAGTCGAGACACCGCCATACGAGGTCGAAGAGGTCGAGTGCAACGTTGCTGACTCCGGCGAGGGCGACCGCAATCCGCTGTATCTCTGTGCGAATATGCCGGCCAAGCCATCGTTGTCGTTCGAACAGGCGTCGACCCGAGGGGCGCTGTTTGCCGATGAAGGGCTAGCGCGCGCCCCGGACGACAACGGTGACCAGCTCTACGCGACGCTGTTGACAGACGCCGACGACATCGAGCGACTCGAAGACAACAGCGGTGACGCGTACAGTCTCGCCGCCGACACCGACTTCGAGAGTCACGCCGTGCTCGTCGTCCAGACCGGCTGGGGGTCCGGTTCGATCGTCCCCCATCTGAAACGCATCGAGGAGACAGCGGACGGCATCCACGCGTTCGGCTGTTACACGCAGCCCTGTGTGTACACCAGTGATTTCACTGCTCGGTCGACGGTCGTCAGGTTCGAGCGCCCGGACACCCTCGACAGCGGCGTCGTCAGCCTGACCGTCGACCCGTCGACGCGGTACAACGTGGCGACGGGTGAGGGCGTGGTGACAATCGACCCGTCGGGGTAACCCCGTGATTCTTTGCGACGTGCCGCTGAACCGACAGCTATGACAGCCCTCCCGATTCGAACCCTCCACGTCCTTGCGATGGCGGTCCTCGTCGGCGGCACAACCGTGCTCTGGTACAGCTATCGGTGCGGCACTATCGCCTCGCTCGCGCCCGCAAAGCAGTTCGAGTGGCTGTTCTGGGGCGGCGTCGGCGTACTCGTGGTCACCGGCGTCGGGAACCTCGGTTCGCTCGGACCGCCGGGTCCCGGAACCGACTGGGGACGAACCTTACTGGTGAAACTCGCCGTCGTCGTCGCCCTCCTCGGGGGTTCGGTCGTCCGGACGCTACTCCTCGTTCAGATCGGTGACCGCGTGAACACGTTCGACGACCTGCACCCAGTCCACCGGCGAACGCTCTCGCGAGCGTACGGCGCGACGGCGGCCGTCTTTCTCGGTATCGTCGTCCTCGCGGAGGTCCTCGCGCATGGCTGAGGACCAGCGTGAGCAGGAGAGTATGGCGGA
Proteins encoded in this window:
- a CDS encoding alpha/beta hydrolase, translating into MQIRVYDEGAAKDCLFVLGWGNRCRHRNVQWLIDQLATTYRVHAVELPTHITDYRREWVGPVQEYASDLGGFDLLGHSAGGLTAAHLDADGIGNRVYLSPWWDSDFPVPGPVLDALASLPITKPFIPVDTLDADAIGDLATAQQLADAPSSVSPAFLRTVFRAQRSLPPARDAAAAFCSLTDTVVDPRAVGERLPADRIRLYDGGHELFSSSGREQTVKTVLDALQHGPGAL